In Sulfuricurvum sp. IAE1, one DNA window encodes the following:
- the rseP gene encoding RIP metalloprotease RseP, whose amino-acid sequence MSWIVALLVLSALIFFHELGHYVAARYFGVYVEVFSIGFGKKIASFTWLNTRWQLSAIPLGGYVKMKGQDDADPTARSGDDDSYNTKKPWQRIVILLAGPLANFALAWVFYFAIALGGPQALSPVIGKVVADSPAQTAGLRQGDRVLSVNGEPIATWNELSDIIKSSEAPLSLQVERGNAIYFLSVTPRISESKNIFKETIRQPMVGIAPSGEVHTMRLSTVEALAYAGEETYAASLLIFQSVQKLITGVVPAEEIGGVVSIVSITADATAYGWMSLCFFAALISVNLGVLNLLPIPALDGGHIMFNLYEMIVRKAPSDEAVYRLTLGGWIFLLGLMGLGLYNDITRMMQ is encoded by the coding sequence ATGTCGTGGATTGTCGCGCTCCTCGTCCTCTCGGCCCTGATTTTTTTCCATGAACTGGGCCATTACGTCGCCGCACGCTATTTCGGCGTCTATGTCGAGGTTTTCAGCATCGGATTCGGTAAAAAGATCGCTTCGTTTACCTGGCTGAATACCCGCTGGCAGCTCTCCGCGATCCCGCTGGGAGGATACGTCAAGATGAAAGGCCAGGACGATGCCGATCCCACGGCACGCAGCGGCGACGACGACAGCTACAACACCAAAAAACCCTGGCAGCGCATTGTGATCCTACTCGCAGGACCGTTGGCCAATTTCGCCCTCGCCTGGGTATTTTACTTCGCGATCGCCCTGGGAGGGCCGCAAGCCCTCTCTCCCGTAATCGGCAAAGTGGTCGCCGATTCTCCCGCCCAAACGGCGGGGTTGCGGCAGGGTGACCGCGTACTGAGTGTCAACGGCGAACCGATCGCGACATGGAACGAGCTCTCCGACATCATCAAAAGTTCCGAAGCCCCCCTGAGCCTTCAGGTCGAACGGGGCAACGCGATCTACTTCCTGAGCGTCACCCCGCGCATCAGCGAAAGCAAAAACATCTTCAAAGAGACGATCCGCCAGCCGATGGTGGGAATCGCCCCATCCGGGGAAGTTCATACGATGCGGCTTTCGACCGTCGAAGCACTCGCCTATGCCGGCGAGGAGACCTATGCCGCATCACTGCTGATTTTCCAAAGCGTGCAGAAACTGATCACCGGAGTTGTCCCCGCAGAAGAGATCGGAGGGGTGGTAAGCATCGTTTCCATCACAGCCGACGCGACGGCGTATGGCTGGATGAGCCTGTGTTTTTTCGCGGCGCTTATATCGGTCAACCTGGGAGTGCTCAATCTCCTTCCGATCCCCGCGCTCGACGGCGGTCATATCATGTTCAACCTTTACGAAATGATCGTCCGAAAAGCCCCGAGCGACGAGGCTGTTTACCGCCTCACCCTTGGTGGGTGGATCTTTTTACTCGGGCTGATGGGCCTTGGTCTCTACAACGACATTACAAGGATGATGCAATGA
- a CDS encoding quinone-dependent dihydroorotate dehydrogenase, whose product MFDYESLKPWLFKLQPESAHTLAAVVLRGASFCPPLFNGWTAKHFITHPSLKQELFGRTFLNPVGLAAGFDKNATMFHGVQAMGFGFTEIGTLTPKPQEGNPRPRLWRHIEEESLQNAMGFNNDGLFRISHRLKNIYPFSTPIGVNIGKNKITPEENALRDYTTLIKALHPYADYMVINISSPNTPGLRDLQNEEFITRLFAEAKSLTSKPILLKIAPDMSEDQAVSLCAHAVESGADGIIATNTTIDYSLVAEPEEIGGLSGEVLRERSFYIFDAIARELFGKTTLISVGGISTPEEAYRRIRAGASLVQLYSALVFKGPEVVEEINSGLIDLIASDGYASITEAIGADRR is encoded by the coding sequence ATGTTTGATTACGAATCTTTGAAACCCTGGCTTTTTAAACTTCAACCCGAAAGCGCCCATACTCTTGCGGCCGTCGTACTCCGCGGAGCAAGTTTCTGCCCTCCTCTTTTCAACGGGTGGACCGCCAAACATTTTATCACCCACCCTTCCTTGAAACAGGAACTCTTCGGCCGTACGTTTCTCAATCCCGTAGGCCTCGCAGCGGGATTCGACAAAAACGCGACGATGTTCCACGGCGTCCAGGCGATGGGATTCGGTTTCACCGAAATCGGCACCCTCACCCCCAAACCGCAGGAAGGGAACCCGCGCCCGCGGCTGTGGCGCCACATCGAAGAAGAGTCGCTCCAAAACGCGATGGGATTCAACAACGACGGTCTCTTCCGCATCAGCCACCGCCTCAAAAACATTTATCCCTTCAGCACCCCCATCGGGGTCAACATCGGGAAAAACAAAATCACCCCCGAAGAGAATGCCCTGCGCGACTATACGACCCTGATCAAAGCGTTGCACCCCTACGCCGATTACATGGTCATCAACATCTCCTCGCCGAACACCCCGGGGCTCCGCGACCTCCAAAACGAGGAGTTCATTACCCGCCTCTTCGCCGAAGCCAAATCGCTCACGTCCAAGCCGATCCTTCTCAAAATCGCCCCCGACATGTCCGAAGACCAGGCCGTTTCGCTGTGCGCACACGCGGTCGAGAGCGGGGCTGACGGGATCATCGCCACGAACACGACGATCGACTATTCCCTCGTCGCCGAACCCGAAGAGATCGGCGGTCTGAGCGGTGAAGTGCTCCGCGAACGGAGCTTTTACATTTTCGACGCGATCGCGCGCGAACTCTTCGGCAAAACGACCCTCATCAGCGTCGGCGGCATCAGCACTCCCGAAGAGGCGTACCGCCGCATCCGCGCCGGGGCGTCTTTGGTCCAACTCTACAGCGCCCTCGTTTTCAAAGGACCCGAAGTGGTCGAAGAGATCAACAGCGGCCTGATCGATCTGATCGCAAGCGACGGCTACGCCTCGATCACCGAAGCAATCGGTGCGGATCGGCGATGA
- a CDS encoding EAL domain-containing protein, whose amino-acid sequence MDRIRTRAMLIAMGLVLVIIAMFTFAIVQDKQDVLEEKTLAHRQLLKNSFDLAMADTYAGLNTLAYKLAGDRNVVDAFAARDREALYRYSLPYFQEAKKHGDADLTGFISADGIHFLRVQDPAKYGDNIVHKRPILARAIESKKPIMSLDVTIYDVAVVAIIPVFKDEKFIGIVQTVAKINRVQKRLDVNSGVKSAIVFDTARLKQVLPDSDAIDYRGYSLVSSNDPLFEHLPDHFTFTKSDQYHINDADYVIASRPLKNYENETIAMMTCAFDITQDVQYYREEFRNLLIASALLLIGMGIALHYGFSALIRRINRDAEITKALNHRLEQQLYVDHLTSLPNRQALLRDIHEDRFYALMLLNIDNFKEINDFYGHAMGDKTLLRLADSIADVIRHFPIKLYKMPSDEFALVVTEPLSRTKLEQARSTIVNHLEERNYDLDGATIYISLTVGMDIAESSRSTNRIALLINADMALKSAKKRHLSYLLYDETMQIKKEYEQNILWNKKVKEAIEDRRFTLHYQPVVDYKGGTVVEYEALIRMIDHDGSVISPAYFLSAAKKSRLYPLISRFVIDEVFKMLETTSYNYAINLSVDDIIDSHTREYLMKKLSYSIHSDRLIFELLESEGIENYQEVSAFITEAKRFGCKIAIDDFGTGYSNFAHIIKLDVDILKIDGSLIRNVDTDPNAQTILNAVAEFSKHLGFKTVAEFVHNEAVYDKCRELGVDYLQGYYIAPPHPLA is encoded by the coding sequence ATGGACAGAATCAGAACGAGGGCAATGTTGATCGCCATGGGCCTGGTCCTCGTCATCATCGCCATGTTTACCTTTGCCATCGTCCAAGACAAACAAGACGTCCTCGAAGAAAAAACCCTTGCTCACCGTCAGCTTCTCAAAAACTCGTTTGATCTCGCCATGGCCGACACGTATGCGGGGCTTAACACGCTTGCCTACAAACTCGCCGGCGACCGCAACGTCGTCGATGCCTTCGCAGCACGCGACCGGGAAGCTCTCTACCGCTACAGCCTCCCTTATTTCCAGGAAGCGAAAAAACACGGTGACGCAGACCTCACCGGATTTATCAGTGCGGACGGAATACACTTTTTACGGGTTCAAGACCCCGCCAAATACGGTGACAACATCGTTCATAAACGTCCCATCCTCGCCCGCGCCATCGAATCGAAAAAACCGATCATGTCACTCGACGTCACGATCTACGACGTAGCCGTCGTGGCGATCATCCCCGTATTCAAAGACGAAAAGTTCATCGGTATCGTCCAGACCGTCGCCAAAATCAACCGGGTCCAGAAACGGCTTGACGTCAATTCGGGTGTCAAAAGCGCCATCGTATTCGATACGGCGCGCCTCAAGCAGGTTCTCCCCGATTCGGACGCAATCGACTACCGCGGTTACTCACTCGTCTCTTCGAACGATCCTCTCTTCGAACACCTGCCCGATCATTTTACATTCACCAAAAGCGACCAGTACCACATCAACGATGCCGATTACGTCATCGCTTCGCGCCCGCTGAAAAATTACGAAAATGAAACCATTGCGATGATGACGTGCGCCTTTGATATCACCCAAGACGTCCAGTATTACCGCGAGGAATTCCGCAATCTGCTCATCGCCAGCGCCCTGCTGCTCATCGGCATGGGGATCGCCCTGCATTACGGATTTTCGGCGCTGATCCGCCGCATCAACCGCGATGCCGAAATCACCAAAGCCCTGAATCATCGTCTCGAACAGCAGCTCTACGTCGACCATCTCACCTCGCTGCCGAACCGTCAGGCTCTCTTGCGCGACATCCACGAAGACCGTTTCTACGCCCTGATGCTCCTCAATATTGACAATTTCAAAGAGATCAACGATTTCTACGGCCATGCAATGGGCGACAAAACCCTTTTACGGCTTGCCGATTCGATTGCGGACGTCATCCGTCATTTTCCGATAAAACTCTACAAAATGCCCTCGGACGAATTTGCGCTTGTCGTAACCGAGCCGCTGAGCCGCACGAAGCTCGAACAGGCGCGCAGCACCATCGTCAACCACCTCGAAGAAAGAAACTACGACCTTGACGGCGCAACCATCTATATTTCACTGACCGTCGGAATGGACATTGCCGAAAGCAGCCGCAGCACCAACCGCATCGCGCTGCTGATCAATGCCGACATGGCCCTCAAATCGGCCAAAAAACGCCACCTCAGCTATCTTCTCTACGACGAGACGATGCAGATCAAAAAAGAGTACGAGCAAAATATCCTGTGGAACAAAAAAGTCAAAGAGGCGATTGAAGACCGCCGCTTCACCCTCCACTACCAGCCCGTTGTCGATTATAAGGGCGGTACCGTCGTCGAGTACGAAGCGCTGATCCGGATGATCGACCATGACGGATCGGTCATCTCGCCGGCCTATTTCCTCTCGGCCGCCAAAAAATCGCGCCTTTATCCCCTGATTTCGCGTTTCGTGATCGATGAAGTGTTCAAAATGCTCGAAACAACCTCGTACAATTACGCGATCAACCTCTCCGTCGACGACATTATCGATTCACACACCCGCGAGTACCTGATGAAAAAACTGAGCTATTCAATCCATTCGGATCGGTTGATTTTCGAGCTCCTCGAGAGCGAGGGGATCGAGAATTACCAGGAGGTTTCGGCGTTCATCACCGAAGCCAAGCGGTTCGGATGCAAAATCGCCATCGACGATTTCGGAACGGGGTATTCGAATTTCGCCCACATTATCAAACTCGACGTCGACATTCTCAAAATCGACGGCAGCCTGATCCGCAACGTCGACACCGACCCCAACGCCCAGACGATCCTTAACGCGGTTGCGGAGTTCTCCAAGCACCTCGGGTTTAAAACCGTCGCCGAATTCGTCCACAACGAAGCAGTCTACGACAAATGCCGCGAACTGGGGGTCGATTATCTCCAGGGCTACTACATCGCCCCTCCCCATCCCCTAGCGTAA
- the pgsA gene encoding CDP-diacylglycerol--glycerol-3-phosphate 3-phosphatidyltransferase, with the protein MINLPNILAFIRLLIAPVMFWIILNPQIFTDAGWHVSWNYYAAALLFVIASVTDFFDGYIARELDQITIVGQILDPLADKMLTLAAFLGLMMSGAASAWAIYIIIVRELFITGLRTLSISEGIDVSASLAGKVKTVAQMIAIGFLLMHWPFADALLWIAVALTVYSGAEYLVGFARAYKGKM; encoded by the coding sequence GTGATCAACCTTCCCAACATCCTGGCGTTTATCCGCCTCCTCATTGCCCCTGTGATGTTTTGGATCATCCTGAACCCGCAGATTTTTACCGATGCGGGCTGGCACGTGAGCTGGAACTATTACGCCGCGGCGCTGCTGTTCGTCATCGCCAGCGTCACCGATTTTTTCGACGGCTACATCGCCCGTGAACTCGACCAGATCACGATTGTGGGACAGATCCTCGATCCCCTTGCCGATAAAATGCTCACACTTGCCGCATTTTTGGGGCTGATGATGAGCGGTGCGGCTTCGGCATGGGCCATCTATATCATCATTGTCCGCGAACTTTTCATCACCGGGCTCCGAACCCTTTCAATCTCCGAGGGGATCGACGTCAGCGCTTCACTGGCCGGAAAGGTCAAAACGGTAGCGCAGATGATCGCCATCGGCTTTTTACTGATGCACTGGCCTTTTGCCGACGCACTGCTGTGGATCGCGGTGGCCCTCACCGTCTATTCGGGTGCGGAGTACCTCGTCGGATTCGCCAGAGCCTACAAAGGGAAAATGTAA
- a CDS encoding YggS family pyridoxal phosphate-dependent enzyme, whose amino-acid sequence MTSLEYKLHFDRIIERIEKARLRVNDHHIVKIVAASKYVDANAVRDLYAIGQRAFGENRVQDLLSKAEALEDLPIEWHFIGTLQKNKINHLLSLNPYLMHSIDSLELARALDERLEREGKTLRALVQVNSAREESKAGFAPEEFLERYDQIAHECPRLKLQGIMSIGAHVDDPALIRKSFETTRSLFDRLEGASVCSMGMSGDFELAIECGSNMVRLGSILFPR is encoded by the coding sequence ATGACCTCTTTGGAATACAAACTCCATTTCGACCGGATCATCGAGCGGATCGAAAAAGCCCGGCTCCGAGTTAACGACCACCATATCGTCAAGATCGTCGCCGCGAGCAAATACGTCGACGCAAACGCCGTTCGCGACCTATACGCAATCGGACAGCGCGCATTCGGCGAAAACCGCGTGCAGGATCTGCTCTCCAAAGCCGAAGCGCTTGAAGACCTCCCGATCGAGTGGCATTTCATCGGCACGTTGCAGAAAAACAAGATCAACCATCTCCTTTCCCTGAACCCCTATCTGATGCATTCGATCGATTCGCTCGAACTGGCCCGCGCCCTCGACGAGCGGCTTGAACGCGAAGGGAAAACCCTACGGGCGCTGGTGCAGGTCAATTCAGCTCGCGAAGAGAGCAAGGCGGGCTTTGCGCCCGAAGAGTTCCTGGAACGTTACGACCAGATCGCCCATGAGTGCCCCCGTTTGAAACTGCAGGGGATCATGAGCATCGGGGCGCACGTCGATGATCCCGCCCTGATCCGTAAAAGTTTTGAAACGACCCGCTCCCTTTTCGACCGCCTGGAGGGCGCATCCGTCTGCTCGATGGGAATGAGCGGCGATTTTGAACTGGCGATCGAATGCGGCTCGAACATGGTTCGATTGGGATCAATTCTCTTTCCAAGATAA
- a CDS encoding enoyl-ACP reductase — MSFQGKTLLISGGTRGIGKAIVYAFAKEGCNVAFTYNSNAEIAKEIADDVEKTYGVKCRGYALNILEPDEYKQVFEQFDADYERLDFFISNAIISGRAVVGGFGPFMRLKPKGLNNIYTATVNAFVVGAQEAAKRMEKTGGGSIISMSSTGNLVYTPNYAGHGTNKAAVEAMVRYAAAELGEKGIRVNAVSGGPIDTDALRAFPNYEEVKAEVVARSPLSRMGEAEDLTGACLFLCGPGASWVTGQTIVVDGGTTFQ, encoded by the coding sequence TTGTCATTTCAAGGAAAAACTCTACTCATCAGCGGCGGAACCCGCGGTATCGGTAAAGCAATCGTCTATGCTTTCGCCAAAGAAGGGTGCAACGTCGCCTTTACCTATAACTCCAATGCTGAAATCGCGAAAGAGATCGCCGACGACGTCGAAAAAACCTACGGCGTCAAATGTCGCGGATACGCTCTCAACATCCTCGAACCCGACGAGTACAAACAGGTTTTCGAACAGTTTGACGCAGATTATGAGCGCCTCGACTTTTTCATCTCGAATGCGATCATCTCCGGGCGCGCCGTCGTCGGCGGATTCGGTCCCTTCATGCGCCTCAAGCCCAAAGGGCTTAACAACATCTACACCGCAACCGTCAACGCCTTCGTCGTAGGGGCTCAGGAAGCGGCAAAACGGATGGAAAAAACGGGCGGTGGCTCTATCATTTCGATGAGTTCGACCGGAAACCTCGTCTACACCCCTAACTACGCCGGACACGGTACGAACAAAGCGGCCGTCGAAGCGATGGTGCGCTACGCGGCGGCCGAGCTTGGTGAAAAAGGGATCCGCGTCAACGCCGTCAGCGGCGGACCGATCGATACCGACGCGCTCCGCGCCTTCCCCAACTACGAAGAAGTAAAAGCCGAAGTCGTCGCCCGCTCGCCCCTCTCTCGCATGGGTGAAGCCGAAGATTTGACAGGGGCGTGTCTCTTCCTTTGCGGTCCCGGCGCTTCGTGGGTGACCGGACAGACCATCGTCGTCGACGGCGGGACCACTTTCCAGTGA
- the dapA gene encoding 4-hydroxy-tetrahydrodipicolinate synthase — protein MNIVTGSTTALITPFKNGRLDEQKYAELIRRQIQNGIDAVCPVGTTGESAMLSYDEDRRCMEIAVEVCRGTGAKVLAGAGSNSTAEAVEAAKMARDCGVDAFFSVAPYYVKPSQEGLYQHYKTIAEAVPELPMMLYNVPGRTVVDISADTVIRLFDDVPNIYGIKEATGSIERSIELLSRRPDLKVFSGDDAIDYAILACGGAGITSVTSNLLPDMKAQLVSKALSGDFAGAKALNDALYPINKALFLESNPIMIKAAMYVAGLIDTLEYRLPLVPPAKENLKRLEEVMKNYTIKGA, from the coding sequence ATGAACATCGTAACCGGAAGCACTACCGCACTGATCACACCGTTTAAAAACGGAAGACTTGACGAGCAAAAATATGCGGAACTGATCCGAAGGCAGATACAAAACGGCATCGACGCCGTCTGCCCGGTCGGAACGACGGGAGAGAGTGCGATGCTCTCCTACGATGAAGACCGCCGCTGTATGGAGATTGCCGTCGAAGTATGCCGCGGAACCGGTGCGAAAGTTCTCGCCGGGGCGGGCAGCAACTCGACCGCCGAAGCGGTCGAGGCGGCTAAAATGGCCCGCGACTGCGGTGTGGACGCATTTTTTTCCGTTGCCCCCTACTACGTAAAACCTTCGCAGGAAGGGCTGTACCAGCACTACAAAACCATCGCCGAAGCGGTCCCGGAGCTTCCGATGATGCTCTACAACGTTCCAGGACGCACCGTCGTCGACATCAGTGCCGATACCGTGATCCGTCTTTTCGACGACGTCCCCAACATCTACGGTATCAAAGAGGCGACGGGGAGCATCGAACGAAGTATCGAGCTGCTCTCCCGCCGCCCCGATCTCAAAGTGTTCAGCGGTGACGACGCGATCGACTACGCCATTCTTGCCTGCGGTGGGGCGGGAATCACTTCGGTCACCTCCAACCTGCTGCCCGACATGAAAGCGCAACTCGTTTCCAAAGCTCTCTCCGGCGATTTTGCAGGTGCCAAAGCCCTCAACGATGCTCTTTACCCGATCAACAAAGCCCTCTTTCTGGAATCAAACCCGATCATGATAAAGGCGGCGATGTACGTCGCGGGACTCATCGACACCCTCGAATATCGCCTCCCTCTCGTGCCGCCGGCCAAAGAAAACCTCAAACGCCTCGAAGAGGTAATGAAAAACTACACCATCAAAGGAGCCTAA
- a CDS encoding pitrilysin family protein, which translates to MRLLVATLFTIGTLMASSLPRYETRTLPNGLQVVAIPMDNGTNVISTDIFYKVGSRNEVMGKSGIAHMLEHMNFKSTKNLKAGEFDEEVKSIGGLNNASTGFDFTHYYIKSSSDNLPKSLSLFAELMQNLNLKDDEFQPERNVVAEERRWRTDNNPMGYLYFRLFNTAYVYHPYHWTPIGFMNDIQTWSLEDIKNFHETYYQPSNAILLVTGDIEPAKVFAEAEKHFGSITNARTVPSVKTVEPVQDGARRVEVHKESEVEMLALSFPIPDFRHADQPKLSALSELLSSGKSSRLNRILVDEKRLVNQIYAYNMETIDPGVFLFLAVCNNGVKAESVEKEIWTIIKELQKTPVAKAELDKIKINTKADFIYSLESSTSVADLFGSYLARGDLAPLERYEATIESLEPSDIQSVAKTYLIPEKSTTLILRKGQK; encoded by the coding sequence ATGAGACTTCTCGTCGCGACACTTTTCACGATAGGAACCCTAATGGCATCATCCCTTCCCCGCTACGAAACGCGGACGCTTCCCAACGGACTACAGGTCGTCGCCATCCCGATGGACAACGGCACCAACGTCATCTCGACCGATATTTTTTACAAAGTCGGAAGCCGTAACGAAGTGATGGGGAAGAGCGGGATAGCCCACATGCTCGAACACATGAACTTCAAATCGACGAAAAACCTCAAAGCCGGGGAATTCGACGAAGAGGTCAAAAGCATCGGGGGGCTCAACAACGCCTCGACGGGGTTTGATTTCACCCACTATTACATCAAGTCCAGTTCAGATAACCTTCCCAAGTCGTTGTCCCTTTTCGCCGAACTGATGCAGAACCTCAACCTCAAAGACGACGAGTTCCAGCCTGAACGCAACGTCGTCGCCGAAGAACGGCGCTGGCGCACCGACAACAACCCGATGGGGTATCTGTATTTCCGGCTGTTCAATACCGCTTACGTGTACCACCCCTACCATTGGACGCCGATCGGCTTCATGAACGACATCCAGACGTGGAGCCTCGAAGACATCAAAAATTTTCACGAGACCTATTACCAGCCCTCGAATGCGATTCTTCTCGTCACGGGCGATATCGAGCCTGCCAAAGTCTTCGCGGAGGCCGAAAAACATTTCGGTTCCATCACCAACGCCCGCACCGTCCCTTCGGTCAAGACGGTCGAACCCGTCCAGGACGGGGCTCGCCGCGTCGAGGTGCACAAGGAGAGCGAAGTGGAGATGCTCGCCCTCTCCTTTCCGATCCCCGACTTCCGCCATGCCGACCAGCCCAAACTTTCGGCGTTGAGTGAGCTCCTCAGTTCGGGGAAAAGTTCGCGTCTCAACCGTATCCTCGTCGACGAAAAACGGCTCGTCAACCAGATCTACGCCTATAACATGGAGACGATCGATCCGGGCGTTTTTCTCTTCCTCGCCGTCTGCAACAACGGCGTCAAAGCCGAAAGCGTCGAAAAAGAGATATGGACGATCATCAAAGAGCTCCAAAAAACTCCTGTCGCCAAAGCCGAACTCGACAAGATCAAAATCAACACCAAAGCCGACTTCATCTATTCCCTCGAGAGTTCGACGTCGGTCGCGGACCTTTTCGGAAGCTATCTCGCCCGAGGCGACCTCGCGCCGCTGGAACGCTACGAAGCGACGATCGAATCACTCGAACCGTCCGACATCCAGTCGGTTGCCAAAACCTATCTTATACCTGAAAAATCAACCACACTTATTTTGAGAAAAGGGCAGAAATGA